A section of the Streptomyces sp. CG1 genome encodes:
- a CDS encoding nucleoside hydrolase: MTGQPIPVIIDCDTGVDDALALLLAVRHPGLDLRAVTCVAGNTDVDGVVRNTLTVLEQAGAPDIPVGRGAERPLLEPARAAKHVHGADGMGDLGLPAPRRTASELDAVALLRREILASPRPVTLIPTAPLTNIALLLRTHPEVTRNIERIVFMGGAVATGNATPVAEFNVWHDPEAAAILLTAGVPITMYGLDVFMQVVVDAPDVHRLRTSSDPGTRLAGELLAHRPTAVGEEPEAEEAGGLGDAGAVCAVADPQGITSRLLPVEVSLAPGPGRGQTIVDRRPRPGESEIHEGRREQALVDVALEVDVDRYVKLYLDTLTSSPS; encoded by the coding sequence GTGACGGGACAGCCCATCCCCGTGATCATCGACTGCGACACCGGCGTCGACGACGCCCTCGCCCTGCTGCTCGCCGTGCGCCACCCCGGCCTCGATCTGCGGGCGGTGACCTGCGTGGCCGGAAACACGGACGTCGACGGCGTGGTCCGCAACACCCTGACCGTGCTGGAGCAGGCGGGCGCCCCGGACATCCCGGTGGGCCGGGGCGCCGAACGCCCGCTGCTCGAACCGGCCCGCGCGGCCAAGCACGTCCACGGCGCCGACGGCATGGGCGACCTGGGGCTGCCCGCGCCGCGGCGGACCGCGTCCGAGCTGGACGCCGTCGCCCTGCTGCGCCGAGAGATCCTCGCCTCCCCGCGCCCGGTCACCCTGATCCCCACCGCGCCCCTGACGAACATCGCCCTGCTGCTGCGCACCCACCCGGAGGTGACCCGCAACATCGAGCGGATCGTCTTCATGGGCGGCGCGGTCGCCACCGGGAACGCCACTCCGGTCGCCGAGTTCAACGTCTGGCACGACCCGGAGGCGGCGGCGATCCTGCTCACGGCCGGTGTGCCGATCACGATGTACGGCCTCGACGTGTTCATGCAGGTCGTCGTGGACGCCCCGGACGTCCACCGGCTGCGCACCAGCAGCGACCCCGGCACCCGCCTGGCCGGCGAACTCCTCGCGCACCGGCCGACCGCGGTGGGCGAGGAGCCGGAGGCGGAGGAGGCGGGGGGCCTCGGCGACGCCGGTGCGGTGTGCGCGGTCGCCGACCCGCAGGGCATCACCTCGCGCCTGCTGCCGGTCGAGGTCTCCCTCGCCCCCGGCCCCGGCCGAGGCCAGACGATCGTCGACCGCCGCCCGCGTCCCGGCGAGTCCGAGATCCACGAGGGCCGCCGCGAACAGGCCCTGGTGGACGTGGCGTTGGAGGTCGACGTGGACCGCTACGTCAAGTTGTACCTGGACACGTTGACATCCTCCCCCTCCTAG
- a CDS encoding DUF4142 domain-containing protein → MGGAMAVTLAALAYPSMLGLNKVTTAQDRVVANTQWGPLTEQDRDFVVKVRAAGLWEYPVGQIGLQKGTTPGVITASKHLVDGHAALDSTCRKIAPMLNITLPNLPSPQQQGFVSQLKADSGRKFDSDFANILRMTHGAIFNTISKIRSTTKNSLVRALADQANDTVLDHMTVMEKTGLVDFDQTIFQQTTPPKLPDSDLTPPPPSAGQPQVVLTPPPNATSTPVDINGIAGGGGNGAASPAASPSPTAG, encoded by the coding sequence GTGGGCGGTGCGATGGCCGTGACGCTCGCGGCACTGGCCTACCCGAGCATGCTCGGCCTGAACAAGGTCACCACCGCCCAGGACCGCGTCGTCGCCAACACCCAGTGGGGGCCGCTCACCGAGCAGGACCGGGACTTCGTGGTGAAGGTGCGCGCGGCCGGCCTGTGGGAGTACCCGGTGGGGCAGATCGGGCTGCAGAAGGGCACCACACCGGGGGTCATCACGGCCAGCAAGCACCTGGTCGACGGCCACGCCGCGCTGGACTCCACCTGCCGCAAGATCGCGCCGATGCTGAACATCACGCTGCCCAACCTGCCGAGCCCCCAACAGCAGGGTTTTGTCAGCCAGTTGAAGGCGGACAGCGGCAGGAAGTTCGACAGCGACTTCGCCAACATCCTGCGGATGACACACGGCGCGATCTTCAACACGATCTCGAAGATCCGCTCCACCACCAAGAACTCGCTGGTGCGCGCCCTCGCCGACCAGGCCAACGACACCGTGCTGGACCATATGACGGTGATGGAGAAGACCGGACTGGTCGACTTCGACCAGACCATCTTCCAGCAGACGACCCCGCCGAAGCTGCCGGACTCCGACCTCACCCCGCCGCCGCCTTCGGCGGGGCAGCCGCAGGTGGTACTGACGCCGCCGCCGAACGCCACGTCCACACCGGTGGACATCAACGGCATCGCGGGCGGCGGGGGCAACGGCGCCGCCTCACCGGCGGCGAGCCCGAGCCCGACGGCGGGCTAG
- a CDS encoding DUF6445 family protein produces MPPQPPPRMPAALPVLPYRKPTKGRDYWVFDDALPDVDAVRERCLAKDDWVEGYPYTSETWPGLRAMPGLEPGELAVIERLVKQATGAKKLWVQQAPGGGTLNHNCVQVVGEGESEPRPHTDSRALCRYAAVLYLNPNVPKDCGTAFYRQSLPGGRLGGNIVQAPHNNLVEALGTRFVPGDHFEEDVRVPHKYNRLLLYNANLVHSATGYRGKTLEEKRMTAVFFWMA; encoded by the coding sequence ATGCCCCCACAGCCGCCCCCCAGGATGCCCGCGGCACTGCCCGTGCTGCCCTACCGCAAGCCCACCAAGGGCCGCGACTACTGGGTCTTCGACGACGCCCTGCCCGACGTCGACGCCGTACGGGAGCGGTGTCTGGCCAAGGACGACTGGGTCGAGGGCTACCCGTACACCTCCGAGACCTGGCCCGGGCTGCGGGCCATGCCCGGACTGGAGCCGGGTGAACTCGCCGTCATCGAGCGGCTGGTGAAGCAGGCCACCGGGGCGAAGAAGCTGTGGGTGCAGCAGGCACCCGGCGGCGGCACCCTGAACCACAACTGCGTCCAGGTGGTCGGCGAGGGCGAGAGCGAGCCCCGCCCGCACACCGACTCCCGCGCACTGTGCCGGTACGCGGCCGTGCTGTATCTCAACCCGAACGTCCCCAAGGACTGCGGCACCGCCTTCTACCGCCAGTCACTGCCCGGCGGCCGGCTCGGCGGCAACATCGTCCAGGCCCCGCACAACAACCTCGTCGAGGCCCTGGGTACCCGGTTCGTGCCGGGCGACCACTTCGAGGAAGACGTCCGCGTCCCGCACAAGTACAACCGCCTCCTCCTGTACAACGCCAACCTCGTGCACAGCGCGACCGGTTACCGCGGGAAGACGCTGGAGGAGAAGCGGATGACGGCGGTCTTCTTCTGGATGGCGTAG
- a CDS encoding protein kinase: MTGTVGSPNGRVLAGRYRVIEQLGRGGMGTVCRAMDEVLGREVAVKELRTFADASADELADLRLRMQREARAAARIRHTGVVSVHDVAEEEGRPIIVMELVNGPSFADVLAGRGTLDPREAAAIGAKVADALGAAHAAGVLHRDVKPGNVLLEREGRVVLTDFGIATMEDPGDDASTSLTQSGQLVGSLDFLAPERAQGRQPGPASDIWSLGAMLYAAVEGGSPFRRTSTWSTLTAIVTEPLPQPRAAGPLAPVLAVLLAKEPEARPDAQGARELLESVARGSAGPGGAPEVTDAETRALRTRGTAEAMGSGQTGAAQAGPGQPRPYAGAGAPYAQPQPHPDTATPHAQPLPHPQPQSPPHQQPLPVQPYPYPRPAPAFAEGHAVPPGPGWRLPDSGTRPTQPVRSKSPGGSEGRRHRRTTVALAAAVAVVLTGAGVAWAVMGRSGSSDGTGGQARAGAARPSQADPVASRFNGASGSPSASPSARASTRTTSSATPAAPSSSPTGTNAGRSAAAPKPPSADPGYLPDSLASTEGCMAWLDHKVSGTGGFAMGTLESAGNSCEMHFFRSYVPDPKSSQNLNSTHTVNAGSQSTNWYWDGPNYYAGVCVWRVGDYAHYSCGGRYYVANGKPWPH; the protein is encoded by the coding sequence GTGACGGGGACCGTCGGCAGTCCGAACGGCAGGGTACTCGCCGGGCGGTACCGGGTGATCGAGCAGCTCGGGCGCGGCGGCATGGGCACGGTGTGCCGGGCGATGGACGAGGTCCTCGGGCGCGAGGTCGCGGTCAAGGAGCTGCGCACCTTCGCGGACGCCTCGGCAGATGAACTCGCCGACCTGCGGCTGCGGATGCAGCGCGAGGCGCGGGCCGCTGCCCGCATCCGGCACACCGGCGTGGTCTCGGTGCATGACGTGGCGGAGGAGGAGGGCCGCCCGATCATCGTCATGGAGCTGGTGAACGGCCCGTCGTTCGCCGACGTGCTCGCCGGGCGCGGCACCCTCGACCCACGGGAGGCCGCCGCGATCGGCGCCAAGGTGGCGGACGCGCTCGGCGCGGCACACGCCGCAGGTGTGCTCCACCGCGACGTCAAACCGGGGAACGTGCTACTGGAACGCGAGGGCCGGGTGGTCCTCACCGACTTCGGCATCGCCACGATGGAGGACCCCGGCGACGACGCGTCCACCAGCCTCACCCAGAGCGGCCAACTGGTCGGCTCACTCGACTTCCTCGCCCCCGAGCGCGCCCAGGGACGACAGCCCGGCCCGGCCTCGGACATCTGGTCGCTGGGCGCGATGCTCTATGCGGCGGTGGAGGGCGGCTCGCCCTTCCGCCGTACGTCGACGTGGTCCACGCTCACTGCGATCGTCACCGAGCCCTTGCCGCAGCCCCGCGCGGCGGGCCCGCTCGCACCGGTACTGGCGGTGCTGCTCGCCAAGGAGCCGGAGGCGAGACCGGACGCACAGGGTGCGCGGGAGCTGCTGGAGTCGGTCGCGCGGGGCTCCGCGGGGCCTGGCGGGGCGCCGGAAGTCACGGACGCGGAGACGAGGGCGCTGAGGACGCGCGGCACGGCTGAGGCGATGGGCTCGGGTCAGACCGGAGCCGCACAGGCGGGGCCGGGGCAGCCGCGGCCGTACGCCGGGGCGGGAGCGCCGTACGCACAACCGCAGCCGCACCCCGACACCGCAACGCCGCACGCACAACCGCTACCGCACCCCCAACCGCAGTCCCCACCCCACCAGCAGCCGCTGCCCGTCCAGCCCTACCCGTATCCCCGTCCCGCTCCGGCGTTCGCCGAGGGCCATGCCGTGCCGCCCGGGCCGGGTTGGCGGCTGCCCGACAGCGGGACCCGGCCCACGCAGCCCGTCCGCAGCAAAAGCCCAGGCGGAAGCGAAGGCCGACGTCACCGCCGTACCACCGTCGCCTTGGCCGCCGCGGTCGCCGTCGTGCTCACGGGAGCCGGGGTGGCCTGGGCGGTGATGGGCCGCTCGGGCAGCAGCGACGGCACAGGCGGTCAGGCCCGGGCAGGGGCTGCCCGGCCGTCACAGGCAGACCCCGTGGCGTCCAGGTTCAACGGCGCCTCCGGCTCGCCCAGCGCCTCCCCGTCCGCCCGCGCGAGCACCCGCACCACGTCCTCTGCGACTCCCGCTGCCCCGTCCTCCTCCCCCACCGGCACCAATGCGGGCCGGTCAGCGGCCGCGCCGAAGCCCCCCTCGGCCGACCCCGGCTACCTCCCCGACTCCCTCGCCTCGACCGAAGGGTGCATGGCCTGGCTGGACCACAAGGTCTCCGGCACGGGCGGTTTCGCCATGGGCACGCTCGAATCGGCCGGAAACTCCTGCGAGATGCACTTCTTCAGGAGCTATGTACCGGATCCGAAGTCCTCCCAGAACCTCAACTCCACACACACGGTCAATGCGGGCAGTCAGTCCACGAACTGGTACTGGGACGGGCCGAACTACTACGCGGGCGTGTGCGTCTGGCGCGTCGGCGACTACGCCCATTACAGCTGCGGCGGCCGTTACTACGTGGCGAACGGAAAGCCCTGGCCGCACTGA
- a CDS encoding cytochrome C oxidase subunit I: MSGPPRQGADGALANEVEGYLLWRARIAEAEQRAREFVAPMEWLTTAQREDIERRYVADSLYRARADLERVAARCASLRAEYEQRYQELRRRCVGVALALCAVCAGCTVVATLLLIL, translated from the coding sequence GTGAGCGGTCCGCCGAGGCAGGGCGCCGACGGCGCCCTCGCCAACGAGGTGGAGGGATACCTGCTCTGGCGGGCCCGGATCGCCGAGGCGGAGCAGCGGGCGCGGGAGTTCGTCGCGCCCATGGAGTGGCTGACGACCGCGCAGCGCGAGGACATCGAGCGCCGGTACGTCGCCGACAGCCTGTACCGGGCCCGGGCGGACCTGGAACGCGTCGCCGCTCGCTGTGCCTCCCTGCGCGCCGAGTACGAGCAGCGCTACCAGGAGCTGCGGCGCCGCTGCGTGGGCGTCGCCCTGGCCTTGTGCGCCGTATGCGCCGGCTGCACCGTCGTGGCCACGCTGCTGCTGATCCTGTGA
- the ctaD gene encoding cytochrome c oxidase subunit I: MSILNEPHGAAAPEDSYESEVPLRGRQPGSVVVKWMTTTDHKTIGTLYLATSFAFFLIGGVMALIMRAELARPGLQIVSNEQFNQLFTMHGTVMLLMFATPLFAGFTNWIMPLQIGAPDVAFPRLNMFAYWLYLFGSLIAVGGFLTPDGAADFGWFAYSPLTDVVRSPGPGGDLWIMGLAFSGFGTILGSVNFITTIICMRAPGLTMFRMPIFVWNVLLTGVLVLLAFPVLAAALFALEADRQFGAHVFDAANGGALLWQHLFWFFGHPEVYIIALPFFGIVSEVIPVFSRKPMFGYMGLIAATISIAGLSITVWAHHMYVTGGVLLPFFSFMTFLIAVPTGVKFFNWIGTMWKGSLSFETPLLWSAGFLVTFLFGGLTGVILASPPMDFHVSDSYFVVAHFHYVVFGTVVFAMFAGFHFWWPKWTGKMLDERLGKITFWTLFIGFHTTFLVQHWLGAEGMPRRYADYLAADGFTGLNTLSTIGSFLLGLSMLPFLYNVWKTAKYGKPVGVDDPWGYGRSLEWATSCPPPRHNFVTLPRIRSESPAFDLHHPDIAMAEHEYQLPARTDRGQE, translated from the coding sequence GTGAGCATCCTCAACGAACCCCATGGTGCCGCCGCGCCCGAGGACTCCTACGAGAGCGAGGTGCCGCTCAGGGGCAGGCAGCCGGGCAGTGTCGTGGTCAAGTGGATGACGACCACCGACCACAAGACGATCGGCACGCTGTATCTGGCGACGTCCTTCGCGTTCTTCCTGATCGGTGGCGTGATGGCCCTGATCATGCGCGCCGAACTGGCCCGGCCGGGCCTGCAGATCGTCTCGAACGAGCAGTTCAACCAGCTGTTCACGATGCACGGCACGGTCATGCTGCTGATGTTCGCGACGCCGCTGTTCGCCGGCTTCACGAACTGGATCATGCCGCTGCAGATCGGCGCGCCGGATGTGGCGTTCCCGCGGCTGAACATGTTCGCCTACTGGCTGTATCTGTTCGGCTCGCTCATCGCGGTGGGCGGCTTCCTCACCCCGGACGGTGCGGCCGACTTCGGCTGGTTCGCCTACTCGCCGCTGACGGACGTGGTCCGCTCACCGGGTCCGGGCGGCGACCTGTGGATCATGGGGCTGGCCTTCTCCGGCTTCGGCACCATCCTCGGCTCGGTCAACTTCATCACCACGATCATCTGCATGCGCGCCCCCGGTCTGACCATGTTCCGCATGCCGATCTTCGTATGGAACGTGCTGCTGACCGGTGTCCTGGTCCTGCTGGCCTTCCCGGTACTGGCCGCGGCACTGTTCGCGCTGGAGGCGGACCGGCAGTTCGGCGCCCATGTCTTCGACGCGGCCAACGGCGGAGCCCTGCTCTGGCAACACCTCTTCTGGTTCTTCGGCCATCCGGAGGTGTACATCATCGCGCTGCCGTTCTTCGGCATCGTCTCCGAAGTGATCCCGGTGTTCTCGCGCAAGCCGATGTTCGGGTACATGGGCCTGATCGCCGCGACGATCTCCATCGCCGGACTGTCCATCACCGTATGGGCGCACCACATGTACGTCACCGGCGGCGTGCTGCTGCCGTTCTTCTCCTTCATGACCTTCCTGATCGCCGTCCCGACCGGTGTGAAGTTCTTCAACTGGATCGGCACGATGTGGAAGGGCAGTCTGTCCTTCGAGACGCCGCTGCTGTGGTCCGCGGGCTTCCTCGTGACGTTCCTCTTCGGCGGTCTGACCGGTGTCATCCTGGCCTCCCCGCCGATGGACTTCCACGTCTCCGACTCGTACTTCGTCGTCGCCCACTTCCACTACGTGGTCTTCGGCACGGTCGTCTTCGCGATGTTCGCGGGATTCCACTTCTGGTGGCCGAAGTGGACCGGCAAGATGCTCGACGAACGCCTCGGCAAGATCACCTTCTGGACCCTCTTCATCGGCTTCCACACCACGTTCCTGGTCCAGCACTGGCTGGGCGCCGAGGGCATGCCCCGCCGTTACGCCGACTATCTGGCCGCCGACGGCTTCACCGGCCTGAACACGCTCTCCACGATCGGCTCGTTCCTGCTCGGTCTGTCGATGCTGCCGTTCCTCTACAACGTGTGGAAGACGGCCAAGTACGGCAAGCCGGTCGGCGTGGACGACCCCTGGGGCTACGGCCGTTCGCTGGAGTGGGCGACCTCCTGCCCGCCGCCGCGGCACAACTTCGTCACCCTGCCCCGGATCCGCAGCGAGTCCCCGGCGTTCGACCTGCACCACCCCGACATCGCGATGGCGGAGCACGAGTACCAGCTCCCGGCGCGGACCGACCGAGGGCAGGAGTGA
- a CDS encoding DUF4328 domain-containing protein produces the protein MTEQMDQSAARTLAYQPVQVTGRLAAGGLLLAGLAWIVRAVWEIRLAVAGEPAAGPPDQGNGVHRPLNSLENSYHLVTSAGGVLVFLCAVLFLSWLLRLRENARTLSGDEPKYLGIWVFLGWVVPVVNLWFPRGIVVDAFRGSAPGRKLPGSVNVWWGLWLIGMLTGVGIVYRDSTDRIIERAYTEGWQLLLSDAFVVAAAVAGAFAVQAVTSAQVQRIRAGREDTPVA, from the coding sequence GTGACCGAACAGATGGACCAGTCCGCTGCCCGTACGCTCGCGTACCAGCCGGTTCAGGTGACCGGGCGGCTGGCTGCCGGGGGACTGCTGCTCGCCGGGCTCGCCTGGATCGTACGAGCGGTGTGGGAGATCCGGCTCGCCGTCGCCGGAGAGCCGGCCGCCGGGCCGCCGGACCAGGGCAACGGGGTGCACCGGCCGCTCAACTCGCTGGAGAACTCGTACCACCTGGTGACGTCGGCGGGCGGTGTGCTGGTCTTTCTCTGCGCCGTGCTCTTTCTGTCCTGGCTGCTCAGGCTGCGGGAGAACGCGCGGACGCTGTCGGGGGACGAACCGAAGTACCTGGGGATCTGGGTGTTCCTCGGGTGGGTCGTGCCGGTGGTCAACCTGTGGTTTCCGCGGGGGATCGTCGTCGACGCGTTCCGCGGCAGCGCGCCCGGGCGGAAGCTTCCCGGCTCCGTCAACGTGTGGTGGGGGCTGTGGCTGATCGGGATGCTCACCGGGGTGGGCATCGTGTACCGCGACTCCACGGACCGGATCATCGAGCGTGCCTACACCGAGGGGTGGCAGCTGCTGCTGTCCGACGCGTTCGTCGTGGCGGCCGCCGTCGCCGGGGCCTTCGCCGTACAGGCCGTCACTTCCGCCCAGGTGCAGCGGATCCGCGCCGGGCGGGAAGACACCCCGGTGGCCTAG
- a CDS encoding SDR family NAD(P)-dependent oxidoreductase: MSSIAIVGAGPGLGAAVARRFGREGFAVALFARDVGRLDALVRDLGAGGVRAKGFAVDVRRPEELAGALARAAEELGTVEVLQYSPVPHRDFMRPVLETGYRDLVGPIEFSVYGPVAAVQQVLPGMRRLGRGTILFVNGGTAAVPQSERAGTSIAFAAESAYGHLLHERLAGEGIHVAQLVIPGAITPGHPRKDPAVLAETLWGLHRDRHGFRHFADDLGSC; encoded by the coding sequence ATGAGCAGTATCGCCATTGTGGGTGCCGGACCGGGGCTCGGGGCCGCTGTCGCGCGGCGGTTCGGGCGGGAGGGGTTCGCGGTCGCCCTCTTCGCCCGGGACGTGGGGCGGCTCGACGCGCTGGTGCGGGACCTCGGCGCGGGCGGGGTCAGGGCCAAGGGGTTCGCCGTGGATGTGCGCAGGCCCGAGGAGCTGGCCGGGGCGCTGGCGCGGGCGGCCGAGGAGCTGGGGACCGTCGAGGTGCTGCAGTACAGCCCGGTGCCGCACCGGGACTTCATGCGGCCCGTGCTGGAGACCGGGTACCGCGATCTCGTCGGGCCCATCGAGTTCTCCGTGTACGGGCCGGTGGCCGCCGTGCAGCAAGTGCTGCCGGGGATGCGGCGGCTGGGGCGCGGCACGATCCTGTTCGTCAACGGCGGGACCGCCGCCGTACCGCAGTCCGAGCGGGCGGGGACGTCCATCGCGTTCGCCGCGGAGAGCGCGTACGGGCATCTGCTGCACGAGCGGCTCGCGGGCGAGGGGATCCATGTCGCCCAGCTGGTGATCCCGGGAGCGATCACTCCGGGGCACCCGCGCAAGGATCCGGCCGTGCTGGCGGAGACGCTGTGGGGGCTGCACCGGGACCGGCACGGGTTCCGGCACTTCGCCGACGATCTCGGCAGCTGCTGA
- a CDS encoding MIP/aquaporin family protein — MAVEIPAIIKPSRLRSRGGLLGECLAEFLGTFVLIAFGAGVVAMAVAALPGSGRAATPTTIFLAAGDWLLITWGWAMAVVFGVYVAGGVSGAHINPAVTLAMAVRRGFPWAKVLPYWFSQVVGGLTGAALVYLVYHDAIHAYDQAAPGPKVNGHTNATFSIFATFPAAYFHGGYWGPLVDQIVGTAFLLMLIAAVLDVRNQAVKANLGPLVVGFVVAAIGMSYGANAGYAINPARDFGPRLFTYAAGWNSLAFPGSLSGSFSGYWWIPIVGPLIGGVIGIVVYDLFIGDVLVVRSELHELPEPGRSTPVRTTDEE; from the coding sequence ATGGCTGTCGAAATCCCCGCGATCATCAAGCCGTCCCGGCTCAGAAGCCGGGGAGGGCTGCTGGGCGAGTGCCTCGCCGAGTTCCTCGGGACCTTCGTGCTCATCGCCTTCGGCGCGGGCGTGGTCGCGATGGCGGTGGCCGCGCTGCCCGGTTCGGGCCGTGCCGCGACCCCGACCACGATCTTCCTCGCGGCCGGCGACTGGCTGCTGATCACGTGGGGCTGGGCGATGGCCGTCGTCTTCGGCGTGTACGTGGCCGGCGGCGTCAGCGGCGCCCACATCAACCCGGCGGTGACCCTGGCCATGGCCGTGCGTCGCGGGTTCCCCTGGGCCAAGGTGCTGCCGTACTGGTTCTCGCAGGTCGTCGGCGGGCTCACCGGCGCGGCGCTGGTCTACCTCGTCTATCACGACGCGATCCACGCCTACGACCAGGCGGCGCCGGGACCGAAGGTGAACGGCCACACGAACGCCACCTTCTCCATCTTCGCCACCTTCCCGGCGGCGTACTTCCACGGCGGCTACTGGGGACCGCTGGTCGACCAGATCGTCGGTACGGCCTTCCTGCTCATGCTGATCGCCGCCGTCCTCGATGTGCGCAACCAGGCCGTGAAGGCGAACCTCGGGCCGCTGGTCGTGGGCTTCGTCGTCGCCGCGATCGGCATGTCCTACGGCGCCAACGCGGGCTATGCCATCAACCCGGCCCGTGACTTCGGGCCGCGCCTGTTCACCTATGCGGCGGGCTGGAACAGCCTGGCCTTCCCGGGCAGCTTGTCCGGGTCGTTCAGCGGCTACTGGTGGATCCCGATCGTCGGGCCGCTGATCGGCGGCGTGATCGGCATCGTGGTCTACGACCTCTTCATCGGTGACGTCCTGGTCGTCCGGTCGGAGTTGCATGAGCTGCCGGAGCCGGGGCGATCGACTCCGGTGCGCACCACCGACGAGGAGTAG
- a CDS encoding winged helix-turn-helix domain-containing protein produces MTGSTGGAPPALDRELHHPTRLALAAYLSACGEAEFAVLRDYCEVSDSTLSKTLSALEKTGYVSIRKGYLGKRPRTWAALTLSGRRALARHLAALEEIAASARRAAGAGAQEPGTPGA; encoded by the coding sequence ATGACAGGCTCCACGGGCGGCGCGCCCCCCGCCCTCGACCGCGAACTCCACCACCCGACCCGGCTGGCCCTCGCCGCCTACCTCTCGGCGTGCGGCGAGGCGGAGTTCGCCGTCCTGCGGGACTACTGCGAGGTCTCCGACTCCACGCTGAGCAAGACCCTCTCCGCACTGGAGAAGACGGGCTACGTCAGCATCCGCAAGGGCTACCTCGGCAAGCGCCCGCGCACCTGGGCCGCCCTCACCCTCAGCGGCCGCAGGGCGCTGGCCCGCCATCTGGCCGCACTGGAGGAGATCGCGGCGAGCGCCCGCCGGGCCGCGGGCGCCGGCGCACAGGAACCTGGCACACCCGGGGCCTGA
- a CDS encoding PucR family transcriptional regulator, with protein MGDQHDRCELPERYLDGFARTLAEAAATGRRLTREELKIRRTLGEQAADAGHGLRALVVAHLAATRAAWPATVGSAESSLATLAAVEQAIDAFAEGYERAQRLTVRREEAARREFIDDLLYGRSDLGRLAERAERFGLTLSRAYAVAVAEGPSAYTEGGPVARRVEAAVLARFDSHNTLFTTKNGRLLCIAPGDEDEILLHFAKQAYAATGASGAALRVAIGRAQHGAGGVVQSYEEALAALEMADRLDLPGPVLRAADLLVYPVLARDRQALVDLVAHTLGPLTAARGGAGPLLDTLAAYFDSGCVAAEAARRLSLSVRALTYRLERIHKLTDADPSDPAHRYTLQTAVIGARLLDWPGRPL; from the coding sequence ATGGGGGATCAGCACGACAGATGTGAGCTGCCCGAGCGCTATCTGGACGGTTTCGCCCGGACGCTGGCCGAAGCCGCGGCCACCGGCCGCCGGCTGACCAGGGAGGAACTGAAGATCCGGCGGACGCTCGGCGAGCAGGCCGCCGACGCCGGACACGGACTGCGCGCGCTCGTGGTCGCCCACCTGGCCGCCACCCGCGCCGCCTGGCCGGCCACGGTCGGTTCGGCCGAGAGCAGCCTCGCCACGCTGGCCGCCGTGGAGCAGGCCATCGACGCGTTCGCCGAGGGCTACGAGCGCGCGCAACGGCTCACCGTGCGCCGCGAGGAGGCCGCGCGCCGGGAGTTCATCGACGATCTGCTCTACGGCCGCAGCGACCTGGGCCGGCTCGCCGAGCGCGCCGAACGCTTCGGCCTCACGCTCTCCCGGGCGTACGCGGTGGCCGTCGCCGAGGGCCCGTCCGCCTATACCGAGGGCGGCCCGGTCGCCCGCCGTGTCGAGGCCGCCGTACTCGCCCGCTTCGACTCCCACAACACCCTGTTCACCACCAAGAACGGCCGGCTGCTGTGCATCGCGCCCGGTGACGAGGACGAGATCCTGCTGCACTTCGCCAAGCAGGCGTACGCGGCGACGGGCGCCTCCGGCGCAGCGCTGCGGGTCGCCATCGGCCGCGCCCAGCACGGCGCGGGCGGGGTCGTGCAGTCGTACGAGGAGGCCCTCGCCGCACTGGAGATGGCGGACCGGCTCGATCTGCCCGGGCCGGTGCTGCGCGCCGCCGACCTGCTCGTCTACCCGGTGCTGGCCCGGGACCGGCAGGCACTGGTCGACCTGGTCGCGCACACCCTCGGCCCGCTCACCGCGGCCCGCGGCGGCGCCGGCCCACTCCTGGACACCCTCGCCGCGTACTTCGACTCCGGCTGTGTGGCCGCCGAGGCCGCCCGCCGGCTCTCGCTCAGCGTGCGCGCGCTCACCTACCGCCTCGAGCGCATCCACAAGCTCACCGACGCCGATCCGTCCGACCCGGCACACCGCTACACCCTCCAGACGGCCGTGATCGGCGCCCGCCTGCTGGACTGGCCGGGCCGCCCCTTGTGA